The sequence below is a genomic window from Methylotuvimicrobium sp. KM2.
CGTAGATGAAAATTCGGCCTCGGGGCGTCCTGTCAAGCGAGTAATCGTACCCTCTTCCACGCTCAGACTATCGGAAAGAGAACCGTTTCAATTGCTAACGCGAACATAGCCATAATTTAGGCGCTGGATCTTCATGAGCGTTACTGAGTCGGCGGATCATTCAACCCGCCCCGCTTGAGGGATAAACGTCTTAGGCTTCGCCAGTCAGGACGAAGGCGCCGCTCCCGCAAAGGATTCCAAGAGCCGCCTATCCACCATACACTCCTGACTGCTTACTGCTCACCAACATTACTCAATGACATCAATGCCGCCGAGATAAGGCCTCAGCACTTCCGGCACATGAATCCTACCTTGCTCGTCCTGATAATTTTCGATCACCGCAATCAATGTCCTTCCTGCGGCCAACCCGGAACCATTCAGCGTATGAACCAATTCCGGCTTACCGGTTTCGGGATTGCGCCAACGCGCCTGCAAGCGCCTTGCCTGAAAATCTTTGAAATTGCTGCATGACGAAATCTCCCGATAGACGCCCTGCCCAGGCAACCATACTTCCAAGTCATAGGTTTTCGCCGATGAAAAGCCCGTATCGCCGGCGCACAGCAAAACTTTACGATACGGCAGTTTAAGTTTTTTCAGAATCGTTTCGGCATGCCCGGTCAATTCTTCATGAGCCGCCTCGGAGTCTTCAGGCTTAACGATCTGCACTAGCTCGACCTTTTCGAATTGATGCTGACGAATCATGCCTTTGACGTCTTTACCGTAAGCACCTGCTTCACTTCGAAAACACGGCGTATGACAAACGAATTTCAAGGGCATATTCTTAGCGTCGACGATTTCGTCCCGCACGATATTGGTGACCGGCACTTCGGCGGTCGGGATCAAATAATACGGCGGCTCGCTTCCGACTTTGAACAAGTCCTGCTCGAATTTCGGCAACTGTCCGGTTCCGCGCAAACTCTGCGCATTGACCAGAAACGGCACATAGGTTTCGATATAACCATGTTCGCTAATGTGCGTATCGAGCATGAATTGAATAAGCGCACGCTGCAAGCGCGCCAGCGCTCCCTGCAACACAACAAAACGCGCACTGGCAATCTTCGCGCCCAATTCGAAGTCCATGCCGCCGACTTTCGCGCCTAATTCGACATGATCCTTCGCTTCGAAATCGAATTGCCCCGGCTCGCCCCATCGGCTAATTTCGACGTTACTTTCCTCGTCGCAGCCTTCCGGCACCGAATCGTCCAAGATATTCGGAATCCCTTCCATCAATTCGGTCATTTTGGACTGGATGTCGCCGAGCTCGGTTTCAGCCGTTTTCAACTGGTCGCCTAAATGTTGCACCTGATCGAGCAAGGGCTGAATATCTTCGCCATTGGCCTTGGCCTTGCCGATCGACTTCGACCGACTGTTACGTTCGTTTTGCAGGTCCTGCGTTTTGACTTGTATCGCCTTACGCTTGGCCTCCAATTCGGAATAAAAGGCCGCATTGAATTCGAACGCACGGCGCTTCAGTTGCTGTTGAACAAAATCGAGATCGGATCTGAATAAACGAGGGTCTAACATTTGGACTTTTTTTACCTTTAATAAAAAAGTATTTCTAACAGTACTAAGAACACTTTTAATAGAACAATTATCCTAGATTTCTAAAATCATGGAACATCAAGAATCGACGCTGATAGGCGCGGTCGCCGGCCAGGTGACAATGTGCGGCAAATCGAACCGTGACCGCAAAGCGATAATCGCATTTTCGGCCTTTTCAGGCTCGTCATAAAATTCGACGACCACCGGCAAATCCACGGACAGCGTCAACAGAGATGTCGTATGCATTTCCCGGTTCTCTCCATAACCTTCGATCGCTCGAAATACACTGACGCCTGAAATCGCTTGTTCATTGTGCAACATGTCGACGATTTCGCCCGAGCTTGCCTTGCCTTCCAATGCGTAAATACGCACGACAGTTACCGGTTTCGACTTCATAGCTTTTTCCCTATCCAATAACCCGACCAAAGCGCCAATCCGCAAAAAATCGCATTACTCAAAAAAACGCTTAGCATCCAATTCACATTGAGGTCGAGCGGATGCTCGTCTTCAATTAAATATAGAATCAAATACAAACCCGAAAAAGTCACGAACGCGCCGGCACCGATGATCATTACCGCAGCGCGGTATTCAGGCGATAGTGCAATTTTTTCGACAATTAACGAAGCCACCAAACCGATCAATAAGGCGCCAAGCGCATTGATCGTGGCCATCGCATACGGAAACGCCCAACCCATTGAACGAATCACGCCGCCTGAATAAAGCATCAATAAGCGTCCGCCTAACAAGCCGATCCAAACGGCAATTAAGCAAGCGGCGATGCTAACGCCGATATTTAACGCGGCCTTGCCGAAACTGCCTTGCTCGATTAAATAGACAGTTTCCAAAGAAAAAGTCGAGAAGGTTGTAAACGACCCGAATAATCCGACCAGAATCGCGGCCCGATATTCGACGGTCATCGCGACGCGCTGCAGTATCAATACTTCGACTAACAGCCCCATCAAAAAGGAACCCATTACATTGACCGCCAATGTACCGTAGGGAAAGCCTCGCCCCAACCATTGATAGACGCCGGTCGACACCAAAAACCGAAGCACGGACCCGCAAGCCCCGCCCATGGCGACCGCAATAACTTGATTTAACATTAATATCTGATGAAATGTTTCCGATAGTAACGGAGTTCTTCGATCGATTCGACAATGTCGTCTAAGGCGCGGTGCGCTTCTTTCTTGACGAAACCGTCCTTGACCGTAGGCGCCCATCTGGCTGCAAGTTCTTTCAGGGTCGACACATCGAGATTACGATAATGAAAATAAGCTTCGAGTTTTTTCATCGAACGGTACATAAAACGCCGATCCTGGCCGATACTGTTACCGCACATCGGCGATACGCCTTCGGGAACCCATAGCTTTAAAAACTCCAAAGTTTGATGTTCGGCTTCGGCTTCATCGACAGTCGATGTTTGCACCCGCTCGAGTAGACCGGATTGACCATGATGCGTTTGATTCCATTCGTCCATTTTGGCCAGTACTTTTTCATCTTGATAAATCGCCAACACCGGGCCCTTCGCTAATATTTCAAGGTCTTTATCGGTAACGATTGTGGCAATCTCGATAATTGCATCGTTATCCGGATCAAGACCGGTCATTTCGAGATCGATCCAAATCAGACGAGATGACACTTGCTCCATTTTAATTCCCTGTATGATTAAAGTTGCGCGAAATTATAGCATTGGCTACTCTGTATGCCTACTTCTCAACCTTGACGCTTTATATAATGAATACTTTTACCGTTATCTTCCTTTTTGCGCTGATTGTTTCCTATGCGATTCAGTTTTGGCTGTCCATGCGGCAATCGGATTATGTTATGAAACACCGCGACGAGGTACCCGATGCCTTCAAGGATAAAGTCTCGCTCGAAGCCCATCAGAAAGCCGCCGATTATACGATAGATAAAGGCAAGCTCGGCAAGATTGACAGCTTGATAGGCTTAGTATTCCTACTGTTGATTACTCTGGGCGGCGGTATCGAATATGCATTCAATCTATGGTCCGGATTCGAATTGTCGCCAATGCTTACCGGTTTGGGCTCGGTCGCAACCATTATATTGTTTATGACCTTAGTGGAAATTCCGACACATGTTTATCAAACCTTCGTAATCGAAGAAAAATACGGCTTCAATAAAAGCACACCGCAACAATTCATTAAGGATCAGTTACTACAACTGGGTTTGATGTTGGCAATCGGCCTACCGATTTTGGCCTTGATTCTTTGGGTCATGGACAGCATCGGTTCGCTATGGTGGCTTTGGGCCTGGGCTATTCTCATCAGTTTTTCATTATTGATGAGCTGGCTATTTCCGACCGTTATCGCCCCGCTGTTCAATAAATTCACACCGATGGAAGACGGATCGCTGAAACAGCGTATACAAGGCTTGCTGGCCCGTTGCGGCTTCAACAGCCAAGGTATTTTCATCATGGACGGTTCGAAACGCTCCGGACACGGTAATGCTTATTTCACCGGCCTTGGCAACAACAAACGCATTGTGTTCTTCGATACCTTAGTTAATTCTCTCGAGGAAGAAGAACTTGAAGCGGTGCTGGCGCACGAACTGGGGCATTTCAAATGTAAGCATGTCATTAAAATGTTGGTCGCCAGTTCGATCATGAGTCTAATTAGCCTGGCCATTCTCGGATGGTTGATCGACAAGCCTTGGTTTTTCAGTGGCTTGGGCGTTTCAGAAGCGTCGAACGCAGCTGCCTTGCTACTGTTCACGTTGGTTTCGCCGGTTTTCACGCCATTTATGCAGCCGATCAGTGCCTATTTTCAGCGTAAATTCGAATTCGAAGCCGACGACTTTGCCGCCGCGAATGCTCGCGCCGATAAGATGATCAGCGGTCTAGTTAAGCTCTACGAAGAAAATGCCAGCACGTTGACGCCGGACCCGTTATATTCGGCCTTCCATTATAGTCATCCACCGGCGGCCATTCGCATCGCGCATCTGGAAACCAAGCTTGCGGCAAACGGATGAGTCCGCTTCAGGAAGGGCTTGTCATCGCGCATTTAGGTCAAGGTATTGCCGTCGAGAGCGACGGTAAAACCGTGCTTTGCCAACCGAAACGGAAGCTCGAAACCGTGACGGTCGGCGATAAAGTTTTATGGCAACTTTCGGCCCCCGATCAAGGCAGTATCGAGGAAATCCTGCCGCGACGCTCCCTCCTGACGCGTCCTTCTCGGAACGACAAAGTCAGACCGGTCGCCGCGAATATCGATACCGTTTTCGTGGTCTTCGCTCCCGAACCTTATTGCGATTTTTTGCTGATCGACCAATACTTGGCTATTTGCGAAAATCGCAATATCAATGCAGCCTTGGTCTATAACAAAACCGACCTGAATCCTCAGACCGCTCTAATCGACGAACTGACTATCTATGAGAATCTGGGTTATTCGATTTTCCGTGTCAGTGCCACCCATCGACACGGATTAGATCAGCTTAAACTCGCACTGACAGACCAAACCGGCATTCTGACCGGCCAGTCCGGCGTCGGCAAATCGTCATTGACCAATGCGCTGATTCCCGACAAGGATCTAAAAATCAATACCATCAGCGCAACCACGAAACACGGTCGGCACACAACGACCGCCGCGACGCTTTATCATCTTCCATCCGGAGGCAATCTGATCGACAGCCCCGGCGTCGCCATTTTCGGACTCGACGGACTCTCCGAAGCGCAATTGGCTTACGGTTACCGCGAATTTCAACCGTTAATCGACCACTGCCGTTTCAATAATTGCCGGCATGTCAACGACAAGGATTGTGCGGTTAGAGCAGCGGCCGAACAAGGAAATATTCCAATGTCACGCTACCAGCGCTTTTTAAAGCTCCGGGATAAAATGCCTCGAGCTTCTTGACGTTTCAATCAAAACGGAAACCTCTCGACGTTGTCCTGAATTAATTCAATACCAGTATAATATACCTCGAAGGGTTAAGACGGCCTCAGGTAGCGCTACCTAATACTGACCGGTTTCTTAAACCGAACTCAGGTTTCGTGGAGTCTATATCACTGATTATACCCATCGCAGATCAAAATTCGGCACCAGGGTGTCCGTCAAAGGACGCCGTGAATACATCCCTGTAGGCTCTATGCCAGCTCCATGCTGGCAAAGCCTTTGCCGCACACCCTGGCGCCTCCTCAGGCACTGCCGAAATTTGAAGTGCGAAAGGTATATTAATCGGTGAACTCAAACCCTACAGATTAACCATAAAGCACATAAAGTATTGCATCGACTTACCCTAAAATGTCAACCACTTTTTAGGGGAACAAAATGATTTGCATAGGCAGAACAAGCCATTGAATTAACCTCTTATTCTTTATAACCTTCATGGTGAAATGCTTTTTCTAGAGTAAATCCATTCCTTACAAGACACACTCTACCTGCCACTATAAAAATAACGAGGAGACCATTATCATGAAAAACCTACGAACCTTTGCGGATTACGTACTGATTGGCATCATCGGCTTCGTTCCTATC
It includes:
- the orn gene encoding oligoribonuclease — its product is MEQVSSRLIWIDLEMTGLDPDNDAIIEIATIVTDKDLEILAKGPVLAIYQDEKVLAKMDEWNQTHHGQSGLLERVQTSTVDEAEAEHQTLEFLKLWVPEGVSPMCGNSIGQDRRFMYRSMKKLEAYFHYRNLDVSTLKELAARWAPTVKDGFVKKEAHRALDDIVESIEELRYYRKHFIRY
- a CDS encoding DUF190 domain-containing protein, whose translation is MKSKPVTVVRIYALEGKASSGEIVDMLHNEQAISGVSVFRAIEGYGENREMHTTSLLTLSVDLPVVVEFYDEPEKAENAIIALRSRFDLPHIVTWPATAPISVDS
- the rsgA gene encoding ribosome small subunit-dependent GTPase A, which produces MSPLQEGLVIAHLGQGIAVESDGKTVLCQPKRKLETVTVGDKVLWQLSAPDQGSIEEILPRRSLLTRPSRNDKVRPVAANIDTVFVVFAPEPYCDFLLIDQYLAICENRNINAALVYNKTDLNPQTALIDELTIYENLGYSIFRVSATHRHGLDQLKLALTDQTGILTGQSGVGKSSLTNALIPDKDLKINTISATTKHGRHTTTAATLYHLPSGGNLIDSPGVAIFGLDGLSEAQLAYGYREFQPLIDHCRFNNCRHVNDKDCAVRAAAEQGNIPMSRYQRFLKLRDKMPRAS
- the serS gene encoding serine--tRNA ligase — translated: MLDPRLFRSDLDFVQQQLKRRAFEFNAAFYSELEAKRKAIQVKTQDLQNERNSRSKSIGKAKANGEDIQPLLDQVQHLGDQLKTAETELGDIQSKMTELMEGIPNILDDSVPEGCDEESNVEISRWGEPGQFDFEAKDHVELGAKVGGMDFELGAKIASARFVVLQGALARLQRALIQFMLDTHISEHGYIETYVPFLVNAQSLRGTGQLPKFEQDLFKVGSEPPYYLIPTAEVPVTNIVRDEIVDAKNMPLKFVCHTPCFRSEAGAYGKDVKGMIRQHQFEKVELVQIVKPEDSEAAHEELTGHAETILKKLKLPYRKVLLCAGDTGFSSAKTYDLEVWLPGQGVYREISSCSNFKDFQARRLQARWRNPETGKPELVHTLNGSGLAAGRTLIAVIENYQDEQGRIHVPEVLRPYLGGIDVIE
- a CDS encoding M48 family metallopeptidase, whose translation is MNTFTVIFLFALIVSYAIQFWLSMRQSDYVMKHRDEVPDAFKDKVSLEAHQKAADYTIDKGKLGKIDSLIGLVFLLLITLGGGIEYAFNLWSGFELSPMLTGLGSVATIILFMTLVEIPTHVYQTFVIEEKYGFNKSTPQQFIKDQLLQLGLMLAIGLPILALILWVMDSIGSLWWLWAWAILISFSLLMSWLFPTVIAPLFNKFTPMEDGSLKQRIQGLLARCGFNSQGIFIMDGSKRSGHGNAYFTGLGNNKRIVFFDTLVNSLEEEELEAVLAHELGHFKCKHVIKMLVASSIMSLISLAILGWLIDKPWFFSGLGVSEASNAAALLLFTLVSPVFTPFMQPISAYFQRKFEFEADDFAAANARADKMISGLVKLYEENASTLTPDPLYSAFHYSHPPAAIRIAHLETKLAANG
- the crcB gene encoding fluoride efflux transporter CrcB; the protein is MLNQVIAVAMGGACGSVLRFLVSTGVYQWLGRGFPYGTLAVNVMGSFLMGLLVEVLILQRVAMTVEYRAAILVGLFGSFTTFSTFSLETVYLIEQGSFGKAALNIGVSIAACLIAVWIGLLGGRLLMLYSGGVIRSMGWAFPYAMATINALGALLIGLVASLIVEKIALSPEYRAAVMIIGAGAFVTFSGLYLILYLIEDEHPLDLNVNWMLSVFLSNAIFCGLALWSGYWIGKKL